GACGCGGCGCATGACCGCCGTCGCGACCATCCGCTTTGCTTCACCCGGAAGGTCGTTCTTGCAGATGATGATCTTGCCCTCGTTGACTGCCTCCGCGATCGAGACATCGGACTCACGTTGAGCGAGAATCTGGCGCGTGATCGGATTCTCTACCCAGTCCTTTAGCCGACCGACGAGTGCGTCGAGCTCTTGCTCAGTCAACTCCTCAGCGATCTGTCGCGTGTAGACCTCGAGGAACGCGATGTCATCGTCGTCAGCCGACGCAATGAGATCCGCATACTGTCTCCGATTTTCCTCGTCAAGCAACGCGTAGTATAGCTCGAGTGGCGTGAACTCGAACTCGTGGCGAATCATCCCTCGGACCATCGTCTTCATCACACGGTCCATCCGGTTCCCCCAGAAGTCGCCAGCCTTCAACAGCTCCTTGAAGTCGTCGACGATCCCCTCGATCTCCTCGTCGAACCCAGTCTCGTCGGGATCGTGGTAGGTCTCGAAGAGGTTGAACCCGACCGACTTGTCCAGGAAGTCGTCTCCCGGTGCGATGTAGATCACATCGTCCCAGCGGTCTTCCGGCACCCGCCGAAGCAGATCGTAGATATCGTCACCCTTCGGATCGATGATCGTGACGCCGTGGCCGCCGTACATCAATGCGACGGCGTCGTTGTACATCTTCGTCGTCTTTCCGGTCCCAGTTGAGCCACCGTAGAAGACGTGTCGAAAGAGTCGATCAAACTCGACCGGCACCTCGCGACCGGAGCTCTCCGAAACGCCGATCCAGAGTGGCTGTCGAGGTTTGGCTTGTGCGTTCTCGATCATCGCTCGAGGCCACGCGCCGGCGTAGGTTTCGACCTCTTCTTCGACCGGATCGTAGCGTTGTATGGCCCACTCCTTGTTGTTAATCAAAACGGGACTTTTCGGGTCGTCCTCGCCCTCGATCCGAGCGCCAAATTTCTCGAGCTCTTCGACTGGTTCGCCGTCGTCACCGAATGGAAGACTCATGCTATGCGGACACCTCCTGCTCTCGCTCAGAGCCGCGGTCGTCTAGTTCGCGATCGTCATCGGACTCCTGGCGACCGGCGTCGACTCCCAAATCGTCGTACTCCTCGGGATCGGTCCAGGTCGCCGGGATGTCGTACTCCCAGTGGTCGGCGTCCTCGAACTCGACCGACCGACGCTCCTTCTCCCAGGGAACCACCCCAGCGTCGTGGAACTCCGAAAACCGTGGCGCGTTCGCCGGGACGTCGCCGGCGTGAGACGTCAGCGACCAGTCGACGTCCTGCGTGTTGATATCGTCGTTCGGGATATGGATCAGCCCCGCAGCGCCGCGGACACCCATGATCATCTTCCGATCGGCCCGAACGCGCCCGTAGGCTCGCTTCAACTCGGCCAGCAGTGGCTTGTCGTATAGCGGAACGACCTCGAAGCCTTGCTCGGTCTTGCTCTCGTAGTAGCCGTCGAACTGTTGGGCCGTCTCGGCAACGCGCTGTACCGCCGACTCGGGATCATCAGAAACACCGATGATCCGCAGGTTCAGCCGGAATCCCTTCTCGCCGCGCTGTTCGCGAACGATGTTTGAGGCCTGCTTGTCCTTGTTCGACGCCTCCCGCTCCTCCCCGACGATTTCGTACTTCTCGGGGAACAACTCGTACTTGAGTGCATGGAGGAACGACTCGTCTTTCCGCGGACTCTTGAGCTCGTCAGCGATATCGTCAATCGAAGACGACAACAACCCGCCCTTCCACCAGTCGGCCGGGGCCGGCTCGAAGATCGTCTGCACGGAGAGATCAGTCTCGGTATCCGACTCCCGCTCGCCAATCATCTCCGCGGTGATCGAGCCGTAGGGGTCGTTCTCGAACCCCTCGATGTCCATGTGCTTGATCGGATACAGGTGCTTCCCATCCGACCGCTTCCGGAGCCGAAGGTAGGCACCGGCAACGTAGCGTCCCTCTTCCAGCGGCAACAACGCCGGCCGGTCGTGCTCTGATACATCAATGTGAGCATCAGGGTAGAACGTCTCGAGCTGGCGCTGCATCTGCTTCTGGGCCTCGGTCGTCGCCATCACCCACTGGAAGCCGACCAGGCCGTTGATGTAGCGCATCTCAAAGGAATGAGTCGGCCCATCAGCCGATCCGAGGACGCCGCCGCGACCGGGGTTGTGGACGGCCGTCAGCAAGTCGATCGCGTCCTTCGGCCCGCCGCCGTCTTTGCTCGGTTGCACCGCGATCGACTTGCGTTCCGGGAGCTCGCCGTACAGCTGCTCAATCAGCTCCGGCGTAACCTCGAGAGCCTCGTAGCCGTCGCCAAGACCGAGCTTCTGCTTCGTGGCACACACGGTCCGCTTGCCAAGCCCCATCAGACATCACCTCCGCGAAGGTGCTCGGCAAGCGACCACGGGAGATCACGGACAACGAGCCCAATCACGGCGATGAGACCGATAACATAGAGGCCAACCAGCGTGCGGATGACGTTCCGCAGTCCGGTTTCATAGACCTGCACGGTCGGACCAGAATGCACACCCGTGTAGAGCAGTGCCCCACACACGGCGAGCACAGCGGCGCTAATCCCAACGACAAACCCGGCTGCGTATCTCGTATCCGGTCTGATCTGGATCGAATCAAGAGTGCCCCACATCAGGACCACCTCCAGTCACAGATGTCGTCGTACTGCTGTAGATACGACTTGTAGTCCTCGCCGTGCTCGGATGGATCGTACATCAGCGCGACCGCCTCTCGCGGGTTCTGATCGTGGTCCATCCGGACGCGACCAGGGTAACAACCCTCGTCATCAACCCGGAGCAGCACCTCGGAGAACCCATCAGCAAGATTCCCTTTTTGGAGGTTGTCGATCAGCTCCGCTTCATCACTCGAGAGCCCCAGCCGCTTGCCCCACTGCTCGTTCATCCCCTCTACGTACTGGTAGAGCTCCATCGACGAGAGTTCGAGCATGACCTCAGCATTATCCGTCAGATGGACATTGCCCTCGCCGTCGGTGCCGAAGAAGTCCTTATGGCTCTGTGTGCCGGCGCCAATCGACAGATCCCAGTGGCGGTGGTGGCGGTACTTCTGTGACAGCGACTTCACCGTCATGTCGTCACGCAGCAGGTAGTGGAACTCGTCGGCGAAGATCATCCCCGGTTCCGGGCGCGCTTTGACCTCATTGTACAGCAGGTCCAGCAACAGGTGCATCATGAGCCCGCCGCCCTCTTCGTCACCCTCCTTGAGCTGCAGGTCGGCGTAGACGAAGTCCGTGTCCTCGAGATCGACCTCCGTTTGGTGAGCGAGGTGCTCCAGGTGGCCGCCCTCGCGGAACGGCTCGACGTGGTTGTTGATCACCGTCGTCGCCTTCTCCTCGCGATCACGGACCTGGCTCTCGTTGTCGGGGTCTTCGACGTACTCGGCGCCGTCGCTCGACATCTCATTGACGATCTCCATGACGTCGGTCATGGTCGGCGGCTCGCCATCGTAGCCCTCCTGGCGACGGTACTCGGGGTCGTGGGTCTTCGGATCCTCAGTGATCCCCTTCTCACGGCCCGCCTGCTTGAGCGCCTTCGTCCAAATCGCCCGGTACTCCGAGAAGTCGAATCCCTGCATCTTGTAGTAGAGCTCGAGGAAGTCAAGTCCCGAGTCAAGCCACTCACGGTACGGGGCCTCGTGGCCGATCGCGTCGAGCTTATCCTCCGGCGTCGGCTTGATGTCGAACGGGTTGATGTACGTCGACCCGACGACGATCCGCTCGCCGCCGAAGATCTCCTGCAAATTAGCGAACTCCTGGAGCGGATCGATCACCGCCACGAACGAATCGGGGTTGTCGACCTTGTAGCGCCAGAGGTACTGGCTCGAAGTCACAGTCTTGCCGGCGCCGGTCTTACCGACGATCACCCAATTGTACCCCGCGTCACGTTTGTACACGTCGACAGCCAGCGGTTCGTTGGTCGCCATGTTCTCGGCGATCTCCACGCCAGAGGGCTCGTGGAGGTTCGTCGTCGTCCACGGGTTCATCGCCGCCAGCGCCTCGGATCGGACCTTCACCTTCTGATCGACCCGATCCTGACACGCCGGCGCGATTGTCTGGTGGCCGATATCGTGGTTCTGCCGGAGGACCGAGACCTTCGCGCTCATGTCCGACATCTTCGCTCGAATCGAGCGGATCGCCCGCTTGAGCGCATCCGGGTTGAACGATCGGACCTCGATATAGGTTTGGGCTTCGAACATGTCGTGCTCGCTCTGCAAATACGAGTCAAGTGCCGCCTGCGTCTCATCCGCCTCATCCCGGTACCGGCTCGCGAACATCTCTACCCGCGAGTCCTTGACCCGCTCGTACTTCTTTCGGAGCGCGTCGGCGTAGTCCTCGAGCTCCTGCTCGGCCCTGTCCTGGTCGACAGTCTCGATGTGGGTCGCAACGTTCGTCTGAACCTCAGCGTCATCGAACTGGAGAATCGGTTCGAGGAACCCTTCGGGTGGATCCTTCGGGTAGCTCGAGATGAACAGCGTTGCTGCGTAGACCTCGCCGTCGATTTGGAGGTGATCACCACCGCCGTTCATCCAGGAGCGCTCGATCTCTTCGGGAGCCAGCAGCGAGATGTACTGTTCTTCGAGTTCTTCATCGGTCAGCGCGATGTCAGCACTGCCCGGACTCTCTGCCGGTGCCGGGTCGTGCGATACCGAGGACGTCGGTTCGTCAGCCGCCACGCCCCCGTCGGTAGCAGCCTCGGACCGCTCAGGCGAGGACTCTGCCGAGGGATCCGGACCGGTGTTCTCTGCGTGCTGATCGGCGATCGCGAGCTGATTGTGGCGCCGCGACAACGTCGTCCGCGGGTCGCGATCGGCTTCAACATCCAGATGAGCGTAGGTCACGTCGTACTCCGGATCGGACACCTCGCCGGTTTCGACGCCGTCCTCAGTGACCTGTGGCGTCGGAATCGGGTTCTGCCGGACCAGCGACGTGTAGTCCGCGTGGGCGTAGGCATTGGCTGCCTGGTAGTGATCCGCCGCCACCTGCGACAGTTCTTCACTCGGGATTGGGTGTCCGCTGACGTCCTCGAGGCGCCGGATCGAATCACTGATCGTGTCGAGTCGGTCCTCGAGGAGCTCGATCATCTGCGGGATATGCTCGCCCGCTTGCTTGAGCTGGTGGACCTTCCAGTGGGTGTAGAAACGGCCGACGATCGGGACCGACGTCAGCCCACCTTCGACATCGTCCTCGGTCACCACGTCACCTGGCTCGACCTCCACGATCAGGTAAGGATCGACAGTGTACGTCGACAGATCGTACATCGAGACGACGTCGGCTCGCTCTCGACAGAGATCCGCGAGCAGCTTCTTCCCGAAGTCGAGCTCGGTGTAGTCGACCTCGCCAGGCGGAGCTTCGCCATCGGCGGTCGTGACGATTGCCTCTTCGCGCTGGGTGTAGCGCTCGATCCGAGGCGTGTAGTCGACCATCCGCATGTACTCGGCGATCTGAATATTCCCTTTGACCGCTGTATCGAGCACTTTCGCGTAGAAGCGCGACTGTCGCTCCCACTCCTCTTCGCTCGAGGTCACCATGTTCGCCGGCGAAATACGCAACGCGCCGACCACACGACCTTCGTCGGTCTCGACTGCCGGCGTCCCATGGTAGGCTTTCGTAAACTGGACAAAATCCTGACTTCGTACTGGACCCTCTGATCTGTCATCTGGAGAATCTGGACCGCGGACTGACGACAGCAATCGAAGCCCTGCAAGGGGAATTGACGCTGCCGCCCCGAGCAGCGAGTCGTTCGTTGGCTGTTCAATACCAGAATCATCGGGGTTCCTATCGAAGAGCATGATTGGCTGTTGTGAAAACGATCGGAGGACTGTCTCGGCGTAGAACTGAGCGGTCATCCAGGGATCCTTCGCGACGATAAAGCCGAAGCCGGCGATTAGCCAGGCGAACGCCACGAGGTAGGTAAGCGTCCCCAGCGTGCCGCCGATCAGCTGCCGGCCGACGAACCAGATCATCGCCGGCGGCGCGACCGCCGCGAGGACTTCCATCTTGCTCATCCCGAGGACGACCTGATCGCTCGTCCCGGTGTGGATTACTTTGTGGTCGATACCATCCGAATCGCTGGTACTGTTGTCGCTCATTTGCGGTAGTGGTCTAACTGCTGACGGGCCCGGCTAGCCTGCTTCGCGTTCCGAGCGCGATTTTCTCTCTGTTTCGCCGCTTTTCGACGCTGGTTCGGCGTGACGCCGGTCCCGTCTGTCGAGTTCGGGGGAGATCGCGACGACGTCCTCGAGGTCGACGTTGAGCCCGACTCCGAGGACTGACCGCCGTCGGTCCGAATCGGTCGACGAGAGTTGACAGACGATTTCGCGCGCTGTGCTGCCGCCTTCGACCGGTTCGCCGCTGCGGCGCCAGCCTTCGACCCACCACGCTTGAGACGTTCCTTTGCCGATCGAGTCCGGTCGCCGCCGAAGACCGACGCCGGACGCGGCGAGGGTGCGTACTTCGAGATCGCCGAGGACGCGGTCCCGACCGCAGCCCCACGCATCGAGAGGCCGATCAGGAAGAACGACCCGCTCACTGCGAACGGGATCATGACCGCAAGCGCGAAGATCCCGAGCGTAGCGACGAAGTTGAGCAGGTCCCACGGAAAGAGCTGCCAGCCAACGGCGTTTGCGAACGCGAGCAGCACCGCTGTCGGAATGTTCATGACCAGCAGGCCGTACCACTGCCAGATGAAGAACGAACCGACCTGCTTCACCCGACGGTGGCCGCCCCAGTAGGCCAGGATGAAGAATATCGGCAACACGGCCGGGTAGACGAACAGGAGGACGTGCCGAGTCGCGTGGATCAACGCCAGGGAAGCGCCACCGACCCAGCCCTTGAAATACAGGATCAACGCACTCGCCACGCCACCGGAGTACGTCGTCACCTCGGAGTCAAGGACGTCCTCGCCGTCCGGGAGGAACAGCTGTGTCGCTGCGTCGCTCAGCGCGTGCAGCAGCGTCGCGAACTCCCAGATTGCGACAATCATCAGGACGACGAAGACCCCCGACGCGAGTATCGAGCCGACCTTCCGGCGTGTAATCGCTGTGACCGCTGGAGCGACCAGCATCAACAGCGCCAGGAGGAACATGATCGACATCGCCATCGGCATAACCAGCCCGAGGTAGATCTCTTCGTAGACCGTCACGTAGTTCTCCGACGCGAAAGCGTCGTATTGGCCGGCCTCCGTGTTCGCCGGCGTCTGCTCACCTTCCTCGATGGCTTCCGGCGTGCCGAGGATTCCGAAGGCGCCGTCGTTGTTGATCGTCGGTGTCCCGAGTGCCTGGTTGAAGACCTCCTCGACGAACATCGTCATAGCCGACGCGAACATCTCGGTCAGCCGCTCCCAGACTTGCTCGGCAGCGTCGGCAGGGTTCAGCGCGCTACTCGCGGTGTCCCCGATCGTGTCGGTGATCCCGCCACCTAGGGGCGATCGGCTGTCGCCTTCCAGTTGCTCCTGTGCTTCGGAGAGCTCCTGGTATTCCTCCGGCGTGATCGTACCGTTCTCGAGATCGTCCTGAGTGACGCCGTCGACTGACTCTACGGCTTCAGGATCGAACCCGTCGCCATCGGTCTCGTTCTCCTCGAGGCTGACGTCGTCACTGGGACCGAAGTCCGAATCACCCGATGCACCAGTTTCATCGTCTTCGTCGTCGGCCTCGTCGGTATCGTTCCCTGGCGGACTCCAGACACTCACATCCTCGTCATCGACGTCCTCGGTCTGGAGTACCACACCGTCCGGCGCCAGGCCGGCGTCAGCAGCAGCGAGGCCTGGTACAGCGAGTGCTCCCGCAGTACACAGCACTGCGACAACGAGGATGATTCGGAGAAGTTTCATGGAGTTAAAGAGTTAGACGAACGGCGAGCAGCCCTCTCCGACGCCGGGACCGTCGGCGTAACCGAGAGCGATGTCGATAAACTGGACGAAAAAGATGAACGCAATCACACCGACGATCGGGCCGACCATCATCAGGCTCCCAACCGCCGTCGATCCAGTGAACAGCGGGACCGCCCGGAGGACGAGTCCGAGCATGAAGATCACGAACAGCGCCCCGAGCAGGACTTGCCAGGCCATCATCTGGACGTCGAAGATCATGAGCCCAAAGCCCTCCCCACAGATGTCCGTCCCATCGTCCTGTGCCGCCACCGACTGGGAAGCGACCAGCGAGACGGCCCCCATGAGGACCGTCGCTCGAACCGGTGTGAGCAGTCGGCGGTGAATCGCCATTGCCGACCTCTGGCTCTGGTTTTCTCTGAGTTCCTCGAGTTCCAAACGACTCTCGTGGGCCGACCGCAGGACCCACAGCAAGAGCTTCTGCAACAGTATACGATTCTTACTAGCATCCGAATCAGGTGTGTGTCCAGTCATCGTCTTCCTAACCGATGAAGCCCCACAGGTATAACCCATCTCAAAGCACGTCATTAGTGAGGCTTCTCTAGTTGTTATTCGATCTTAGACAATAAATCCATCCCTCATTGGCACCGCTTCAACAACTAGTCTTTTATATAATAAGAGTCAACTCAGCGTATCCTGGTATGCACCATAGCAAATTCTCACCCTCATCCATTGGGTACAGGAAAGTACTATGACGAGCACTGACAACGAAGACGATCTCAAATCGGTTAACATCGAGGTCCCGGGTGCCGAGAAGAAGCGATACGTCTCAGTCGACATGCCTCGCGATCAGTACGAGCGGCTCGACGAACTCAAGAGTCGGAACGGACTCACTTGGCGCGGGCTTCTTATGCATACCCTCCGCAGCCTCGGTTCGTTAGAACCCGACGGGGGGAGTCAGTACGAACAACTGAACGAGACACGGCAGCGCCACGGATTTACCTGGAAGGGGATGCTCCTGTACGCTGCTCGCGATCTCGAAGACAACTGACCAGCACTCTCTTCCGACACTACGAGAGGCCGAACCCGACACCGAGGATCAGGAGAACCATCCAAATTACGCCCCCTGAGACACGCCGGAGCGCACCGTGGTTATGTGGATCCCCACTGAGAACCCAGATAGCCACACCGCCTGCAGTGAGGGTGAGCGCTGAAAGAAGTTCGGATGACACAAACGCTGCGTAGGCGGCGAGGAACGTCAGCACTGCGGTGAACCTCGCAGCAGCGGCGTTAGATCGTGTGAGTAGTCCTGGCATTTTCTATGACCCACAGTATAGTCTCACTCTATAAAGATATTTTCCACACAGAGAGCTAACAGTAGATAGTAGCACGATCGCTTTAGGA
This genomic window from Natronococcus occultus SP4 contains:
- a CDS encoding VirB4 family type IV secretion system protein, producing MSDNSTSDSDGIDHKVIHTGTSDQVVLGMSKMEVLAAVAPPAMIWFVGRQLIGGTLGTLTYLVAFAWLIAGFGFIVAKDPWMTAQFYAETVLRSFSQQPIMLFDRNPDDSGIEQPTNDSLLGAAASIPLAGLRLLSSVRGPDSPDDRSEGPVRSQDFVQFTKAYHGTPAVETDEGRVVGALRISPANMVTSSEEEWERQSRFYAKVLDTAVKGNIQIAEYMRMVDYTPRIERYTQREEAIVTTADGEAPPGEVDYTELDFGKKLLADLCRERADVVSMYDLSTYTVDPYLIVEVEPGDVVTEDDVEGGLTSVPIVGRFYTHWKVHQLKQAGEHIPQMIELLEDRLDTISDSIRRLEDVSGHPIPSEELSQVAADHYQAANAYAHADYTSLVRQNPIPTPQVTEDGVETGEVSDPEYDVTYAHLDVEADRDPRTTLSRRHNQLAIADQHAENTGPDPSAESSPERSEAATDGGVAADEPTSSVSHDPAPAESPGSADIALTDEELEEQYISLLAPEEIERSWMNGGGDHLQIDGEVYAATLFISSYPKDPPEGFLEPILQFDDAEVQTNVATHIETVDQDRAEQELEDYADALRKKYERVKDSRVEMFASRYRDEADETQAALDSYLQSEHDMFEAQTYIEVRSFNPDALKRAIRSIRAKMSDMSAKVSVLRQNHDIGHQTIAPACQDRVDQKVKVRSEALAAMNPWTTTNLHEPSGVEIAENMATNEPLAVDVYKRDAGYNWVIVGKTGAGKTVTSSQYLWRYKVDNPDSFVAVIDPLQEFANLQEIFGGERIVVGSTYINPFDIKPTPEDKLDAIGHEAPYREWLDSGLDFLELYYKMQGFDFSEYRAIWTKALKQAGREKGITEDPKTHDPEYRRQEGYDGEPPTMTDVMEIVNEMSSDGAEYVEDPDNESQVRDREEKATTVINNHVEPFREGGHLEHLAHQTEVDLEDTDFVYADLQLKEGDEEGGGLMMHLLLDLLYNEVKARPEPGMIFADEFHYLLRDDMTVKSLSQKYRHHRHWDLSIGAGTQSHKDFFGTDGEGNVHLTDNAEVMLELSSMELYQYVEGMNEQWGKRLGLSSDEAELIDNLQKGNLADGFSEVLLRVDDEGCYPGRVRMDHDQNPREAVALMYDPSEHGEDYKSYLQQYDDICDWRWS